Proteins encoded together in one Thermomonospora curvata DSM 43183 window:
- a CDS encoding phosphopeptide-binding protein: MSTSIIEPGTRLSGRYRLEERVSQSGGSTLWKATDEILARAVAVRTFDPGFPRVSEVVTAARAASRLTDPRLTQVFDADDSGEQAYVVSEWAAGESLEGMLKRAPLEPGRAATLLYEAAEAIAAAHAAGLSHLRLCPRDLLWTTGGTVKLLGVAVDAVLADVRSENPALEDTRALGRMLYAAVTAHWPGDPADCDLPPAPKGEDGAYRAARQVQAGVSMLLDGIICRAVGLPAPDGRPPLTTPAELAAALKSVPRTPLPLFAGPTVGPPPAVVPRPSRPAPATAGRPPAEPRPPAASQPSPQPRQQGFPPAAAAGPTRPTTAPAPQGGQQLSRPLLAVAAAAVTVIVGIGAWALFGGGNKDGAPQAQQKTPTASASARPAAKKLPIEKVTSRYENRPGQGDHPDSSIVRTVRAINDGKERTVWHSQSYADPEFGNYLTGLGVVLDMGSSVSIDRIELTVPPAGAGAALEVSVGDSNVRESMQKIGDRSTSAGTFQITPGKTVRGRYVLLWFTRLPPSNKVQVGEVAVYGWAN, from the coding sequence GTGAGCACGTCCATCATCGAACCCGGCACTCGTCTGTCCGGCCGGTACCGACTTGAGGAACGGGTCAGCCAATCGGGCGGATCCACCCTGTGGAAGGCGACCGACGAGATCCTGGCGCGTGCCGTGGCCGTGCGGACCTTCGACCCGGGGTTCCCCCGCGTCAGCGAGGTGGTCACCGCCGCCCGCGCCGCCAGCCGGCTCACCGATCCCCGCCTCACCCAGGTCTTCGACGCCGACGACAGCGGCGAGCAGGCCTATGTGGTCAGCGAGTGGGCGGCCGGCGAGAGCCTGGAGGGCATGCTCAAGCGGGCCCCGCTGGAGCCCGGCCGTGCCGCCACCCTGCTGTATGAGGCGGCCGAGGCCATCGCCGCCGCGCACGCCGCTGGGCTGTCCCACCTGCGGCTGTGCCCCCGCGACCTGCTATGGACCACCGGCGGCACGGTCAAGCTGCTGGGCGTGGCGGTGGACGCGGTGCTGGCCGACGTCCGCTCCGAGAACCCGGCGCTGGAGGACACCCGCGCGCTGGGCCGCATGCTGTATGCGGCGGTGACCGCCCACTGGCCGGGCGACCCCGCCGACTGCGACCTGCCGCCGGCGCCCAAGGGCGAGGACGGGGCCTACCGGGCCGCCCGCCAGGTGCAGGCCGGGGTCTCGATGCTGCTGGACGGCATCATCTGCCGGGCCGTCGGCCTGCCCGCTCCCGACGGCCGGCCGCCGCTGACCACCCCGGCCGAGCTGGCCGCCGCGCTCAAGAGCGTGCCGCGCACCCCGCTGCCGCTGTTCGCCGGACCCACCGTGGGCCCGCCGCCGGCGGTCGTCCCCAGGCCGTCGCGGCCCGCACCGGCCACCGCGGGCCGCCCGCCCGCCGAGCCGCGGCCGCCCGCGGCCTCCCAGCCGTCCCCGCAGCCCCGGCAGCAGGGCTTCCCGCCCGCCGCCGCGGCCGGTCCCACCCGGCCCACCACGGCGCCGGCGCCCCAGGGCGGGCAGCAGCTCAGCCGGCCGCTGCTGGCCGTCGCCGCCGCGGCCGTCACGGTCATCGTCGGCATCGGCGCCTGGGCACTGTTCGGCGGCGGAAACAAAGACGGCGCCCCGCAGGCCCAGCAGAAGACGCCGACCGCGAGCGCCTCGGCGCGCCCGGCCGCCAAGAAGCTGCCGATCGAGAAGGTCACCAGCCGCTATGAGAACCGGCCGGGGCAGGGCGACCACCCCGACAGCTCCATCGTGCGGACGGTCCGCGCCATCAACGACGGCAAGGAGCGCACCGTCTGGCACTCGCAAAGCTACGCCGATCCGGAGTTCGGCAACTACCTGACCGGCCTGGGCGTGGTGCTGGACATGGGCTCCAGCGTCAGCATCGACCGGATCGAGCTGACCGTGCCGCCCGCGGGCGCCGGCGCGGCGCTGGAGGTCAGCGTCGGCGACAGCAACGTGCGCGAGTCCATGCAGAAGATCGGCGACCGCAGCACCAGCGCCGGGACCTTCCAGATCACGCCCGGCAAGACCGTGCGCGGCCGGTACGTCCTGCTGTGGTTCACCCGGCTGCCTCCCAGCAATAAGGTGCAGGTCGGCGAGGTCGCCGTCTACGGGTGGGCGAACTGA
- the murJ gene encoding murein biosynthesis integral membrane protein MurJ, with protein sequence MQPPPPRPAQDGAPAGDAPGGGRASSLLRSGALMALGTLTSRVTGFLRTAILAAALGTAALGDAYNTANTIPVIVYDLLLGGILTAVVVPLIVRAKERDPGYGVRFEQRLFTLAVVGLAAMTVVAMLLAPVFIDYIYGRDFTGDKRDLAVLFTRLFAIQIFFLGLSAFCGAILNTRNRFAAPMWAPVLNNIVICCTGVLFILVTTGTVTPESISGTEVAILVCGTVGGIATQTLALWPSLHASGFRWRPRLDFQHGELGQIGRMAGWSLVYLVLTQTGFAVTTSLLNSAGEQAPGYGYSPYSYAYQLFQLPYAIIGVTVITALLPRMSAHAAEGKSALVRDDFSSGVRLASVIILPAAALMVVLGPEIIAVALEHGEVDREAGLAIAHIMQVFAVALVPFAAYQLMLRVFYAHNDTRTPAFIAVATVGTNIAAAITVYNVLEAEKVAIGIAAGFAVANTVGLLVSWAVLRRKLGGLDGRRITGTHLKLLVAVWPLVGFAYAAQAVMEAWLGTGFVAALLALIIGGTGGCALYVLFARLLRVAEVQTMLSMVARRLPGRG encoded by the coding sequence GTGCAACCACCGCCTCCCCGGCCCGCACAGGACGGGGCGCCCGCCGGGGACGCCCCGGGCGGCGGGCGGGCGTCCAGCCTGCTGAGGTCCGGGGCGCTGATGGCGCTGGGGACGCTGACCTCCCGGGTCACCGGTTTCCTGCGCACCGCCATCCTGGCCGCGGCGCTGGGCACCGCCGCGCTCGGCGACGCCTACAACACCGCCAACACCATCCCGGTCATCGTCTACGACCTGCTGCTGGGCGGCATCCTGACCGCGGTGGTGGTCCCGCTCATCGTCCGCGCCAAGGAACGCGACCCCGGCTACGGCGTCCGGTTCGAGCAGCGCCTGTTCACGCTGGCGGTGGTGGGCCTGGCGGCGATGACCGTGGTGGCCATGCTGCTGGCCCCGGTCTTCATCGACTACATCTACGGACGCGACTTCACCGGCGACAAACGCGACCTGGCGGTGCTGTTCACCCGCCTGTTCGCGATCCAGATCTTCTTCCTGGGGCTGAGCGCGTTCTGCGGGGCCATCCTCAACACCCGCAACCGGTTCGCCGCGCCGATGTGGGCGCCGGTGCTCAACAACATCGTCATCTGCTGCACCGGCGTGCTGTTCATCCTGGTGACCACCGGCACGGTCACCCCCGAGTCGATCAGCGGGACCGAGGTGGCGATCCTGGTCTGCGGCACCGTCGGCGGGATCGCGACCCAGACGCTGGCGCTGTGGCCGTCGCTGCACGCCTCGGGGTTCCGCTGGCGGCCCCGGCTGGACTTCCAGCACGGCGAGCTCGGCCAGATCGGCCGGATGGCCGGCTGGAGCCTGGTGTACCTGGTGCTGACGCAGACCGGTTTCGCGGTCACCACCTCGCTGCTCAACAGCGCCGGTGAGCAGGCCCCCGGCTACGGCTACAGCCCTTACTCCTACGCCTACCAGCTCTTCCAGCTGCCGTACGCGATCATCGGCGTCACCGTGATCACCGCGCTGCTGCCGCGGATGAGCGCGCACGCCGCGGAGGGCAAGTCGGCGCTGGTGCGCGACGACTTCTCCAGCGGGGTGCGGCTGGCCTCGGTGATCATCCTGCCCGCCGCCGCGCTGATGGTGGTGCTCGGGCCGGAGATCATCGCGGTGGCCCTGGAGCACGGCGAGGTCGACCGCGAGGCCGGGCTGGCGATCGCGCACATCATGCAGGTGTTCGCGGTGGCGCTGGTGCCGTTCGCCGCCTACCAGCTGATGCTGCGGGTGTTCTACGCGCACAACGACACCCGCACCCCGGCGTTCATCGCCGTGGCCACCGTCGGCACCAACATCGCCGCGGCCATCACCGTCTACAACGTGCTGGAGGCCGAGAAGGTCGCCATCGGCATCGCCGCCGGCTTCGCCGTGGCCAACACCGTCGGCCTGCTGGTGTCGTGGGCGGTGCTGCGCCGCAAGCTCGGCGGGCTGGACGGGCGGCGCATCACCGGCACCCACCTGAAGCTGCTGGTGGCGGTCTGGCCGCTGGTCGGTTTCGCTTATGCCGCCCAGGCGGTCATGGAGGCCTGGCTGGGCACCGGGTTCGTGGCGGCGCTGCTGGCGCTGATCATCGGCGGCACCGGCGGGTGCGCCCTTTATGTCCTCTTCGCCCGGCTGTTGCGGGTCGCGGAGGTACAGACGATGCTGTCCATGGTGGCGCGTCGGCTGCCCGGACGGGGCTGA